GCGCTCTACCATGGCTTCGGGAAAAGCGTCCTCCATCACACGCCGAAGGTCCTGTGCTTTGGATTGGGCTACGGCAGGATCTTCGACTTTCGCGCGTTTGACAATGTTTCGTTGCATCTCATCCAAGACATCGGGACTCCAGCGGATTTGACAGATACCGGTTTCAGCCACGGTGAGAATGACATCCCGGAGATTCGGAGGAAACAGGACGCACGCGTCTAAGAATGCGACAAAAGCCACGTTTACGGCTCCCGTTCAACGAAATCATCCGATTCATACAATCCTATGCTCTCCGATACGCGCACTATCTGATGGATGCGGTCCTTACGCAAACGATTCCGGTTCTGCTTGTACTCCATGAGGTCCCTCAAAAGGATACGACGATGCGATCCCACGGTGTGATATGGGATATGGCCCGTTTCGAGCAGCTTAATCAAAAACGGACGGGAAACCTGCAACAGATCCGCAGCCTGTTGCGTCGTCAACTCCTCTTCGTAGTGCAAAATTGCGACGGAATGCCCTTGGGCTAACTGTTGGATGGCTGCTATCAACACGCGAACCAGCGGTGTGGGGAGATCCACGGCGTCATGCTGAGCGTCATCCATCAGAACCAGCCGATGAGAGTTCGGACGCGCTGCGAGGTCTTCTGCCACACGCTTAATCGGTTCGATATCTTGCTTTTTCGGCGTGATTAGCACGTTGTCTGACATATTTATCGTTTCTCCTGTCTCTGTTTCCCTCAACGATCCTATCATATCAATCGTATTATATGAAATAACCGAAACAAACGCAATTCCTAGGGTTTTGCGGTCGTGGAGCGTTTGGCGGATTTAGCGGAACGGGTGGTTGCCGTAGAAGGCCCAATCGCGTCTAACGTTAAGGTGAGCAGCACGCCGTCAGCGGGATAGACGTCCAAGAGTTCGGCGATACCCCGGAGCAAATTGGCGGCATCATTACAGGTTAAGGCTTTGTCATGTAATGGTAATAAGGGCATGGTCAATATCAGTCGCCTCCTTGGGAGACGGCTAATGCGGCCCGTGAGGGACGCAATCCGGGACGTGATGAGGACCGAAGATAGAGAATTGTTGGTAGCTTTATCAAGTCGCAACCGGGGTAGAATCGGGTGGTACAACATGGGCAGTTGATGATCAATCCGCTGCA
The Sulfobacillus thermosulfidooxidans DNA segment above includes these coding regions:
- a CDS encoding helix-turn-helix domain-containing protein gives rise to the protein MSDNVLITPKKQDIEPIKRVAEDLAARPNSHRLVLMDDAQHDAVDLPTPLVRVLIAAIQQLAQGHSVAILHYEEELTTQQAADLLQVSRPFLIKLLETGHIPYHTVGSHRRILLRDLMEYKQNRNRLRKDRIHQIVRVSESIGLYESDDFVEREP